The following proteins come from a genomic window of Terribacillus aidingensis:
- a CDS encoding ABC transporter ATP-binding protein: MIHFNDVTKVYNGNVKAIENMNFTVEDGELVIMLGPSGCGKTTLLRMVNQLESITDGDIMLNGKSVRHSNKIEMRRNIGYVIQSNGLFPNMNIEDNAMIVPNLLGWDRKKMRDRFNMLMELVGLKPDEYRKRYPHELSGGQQQRVGVARALAADPPVMLMDEPFGALDPIIRTHLQEEFLQIQKELKKTILFVSHDIDEAVKMADKIALLKGGKMMQYAEPAKMLNKPANSFVAEFVGQDRVLKSMSLYTVKDLADAITLKPVMESPDSQDINENLSLRVAISKILNQEADQLIVENDNGTRKGSITLDLIEQFLHREIKESV, encoded by the coding sequence ATGATTCATTTCAACGATGTAACAAAGGTATACAACGGCAATGTAAAAGCTATTGAAAATATGAATTTCACAGTCGAAGATGGTGAATTAGTCATTATGCTGGGACCTTCCGGCTGCGGAAAGACGACTTTGCTTCGAATGGTGAACCAGCTGGAGAGTATTACAGACGGCGACATTATGCTCAACGGTAAAAGCGTGCGTCATTCCAATAAAATAGAGATGCGCCGCAATATTGGTTATGTCATTCAATCGAACGGCTTGTTCCCGAATATGAATATTGAAGATAACGCCATGATTGTTCCTAACCTGCTTGGCTGGGACAGAAAAAAAATGCGTGATCGCTTCAATATGCTGATGGAACTTGTAGGCTTGAAACCAGATGAATATCGGAAACGATACCCGCATGAGCTTTCCGGAGGTCAACAGCAGCGTGTCGGCGTGGCCCGTGCCTTGGCTGCTGATCCGCCAGTCATGTTGATGGATGAACCTTTCGGTGCACTGGATCCGATTATCCGCACCCATCTTCAAGAGGAATTCCTGCAAATTCAAAAAGAGCTAAAGAAAACGATCCTGTTTGTCAGCCATGACATTGACGAAGCGGTCAAGATGGCAGATAAAATCGCCCTGCTTAAAGGCGGCAAAATGATGCAATACGCTGAGCCAGCCAAAATGCTGAACAAACCAGCCAACAGCTTTGTTGCTGAATTCGTCGGTCAGGACCGCGTACTGAAGAGCATGAGTCTGTATACAGTAAAAGACCTTGCCGATGCAATTACATTAAAGCCTGTTATGGAATCACCTGATTCTCAGGATATCAACGAAAACCTTTCCCTGCGTGTGGCTATATCGAAGATCTTAAATCAAGAAGCTGATCAGCTGATTGTTGAGAACGACAATGGTACTCGCAAAGGAAGTATTACTTTGGACTTGATCGAGCAGTTCCTGCACCGCGAGATCAAGGAGAGCGTCTGA